A stretch of the Gracilinanus agilis isolate LMUSP501 chromosome 4, AgileGrace, whole genome shotgun sequence genome encodes the following:
- the LOC123245561 gene encoding spermatid maturation protein 1-like, giving the protein MRYSKQVTNPCPGPGFECCQDLGEYILISLGLIISVNVGINVAFLLWSRFGCYLKLKKCFQKDNKRKVVPFIARKVFICRPPVPKQTERCPICQQCSVCQNPPVCQNPPVCQNPIIHQNPAACGQSTKNPVTSDQIPPGSCHRHSLYSPEPKQHPNGSFSDRDDRNFQYQSPCNYQYERDSPKPWKYREGTLACPPLPDDNFQQYPRKPSKVAEAKSKMETETYVYGVNPIPSDAESQNFKENAELCMHEYSPQLFRRVMLTPLSYKPMPMPSTSPVMYSVWEEEEVWETKRSTEGQTKTYPPDSPEKPSQDWVYYSLEEG; this is encoded by the exons ATGAGATATTCAAAGCAAGTGACCAATCCATGTCCAGGTCCTGGCTTTGAATGCTGCCAGGACCTGGGCGAATATATCttgatctctctgggcctcatcaTCTCTGTCAACGTTGGGATCAATGTAGCATTTCTG CTCTGGAGTCGCTTTGGGTGCTATctgaaacttaaaaaatgttttcagaaag ATAACAAGCGCAAGGTAGTCCCATTCATTGCCCGGAAAGTATTCATCTGCAGGCCTCCAGTACCGAAGCAGACAGAAAGATGTCCTATCTGTCAGCAGTGTTCTGTCTGTCAGAACCCTCCTGTCTGTCAGAACCCTCCTGTCTGTCAGAATCCTATTATCCATCAGAACCCTGCTGCCTGTGGCCAATCCACTAAGAATCCTGTGACTTCTGACCAGATCCCCCCAGGATCCTGCCACCGACACTCACTTTACTCACCAGAACCTAAACAACATCCAAATGGCAGTTTTTCCGACAGAGATGACAGGAATTTCCAGTATCAGTCCCCTTGCAATTATCAATATGAGAGGGACTCTCCAAAGCCTTGGAAATACCGGGAAGGGACATTagcttgtcccccattgcctgaTGACAATTTCCAACAATACCCAAGAAAACCTTCCAAGGTGGCAGAAGCAAAGTCCAAGATGGAAACAGAAACTTATGTGTATGGTGTCAACCCCATACCATCTGATGCTGAGTCCCAGAACTTCAAAGAGAATGCAGAACTATGCATGCATGAATATTCCCCCCAGCTCTTCCGTCGAGTTATGCTCACCCCTCTAAGCTATAAACCTATGCCTATGCCCTCCACAAGCCCTGTGATGTACAGTgtctgggaagaggaggaggtatGGGAAACAAAGAGAAGTACTGAGGGCCAGACCAAGACATACCCTCCAGACTCTCCTGAGAAGCCAAGCCAGGACTGGGTGTACTACTCCTTGGAGGAGGGGTAG